In Vigna radiata var. radiata cultivar VC1973A unplaced genomic scaffold, Vradiata_ver6 scaffold_259, whole genome shotgun sequence, the genomic stretch cagggatgcaaaacctagagccccagggtcctttaaatagtgtctaacgcgtcccaaagtgcggctCAGTctgaaagaatcaaaacagagcagaaacagggtcTGATCCAGGTGAAATATCGCCCGAGTGTCGCAGGGAGCTCGCATGGGCGAGATTTGAGGCTCATGTAAGGCCTGGGCGTCAGATTTGGACGCCCAAGCTCCGAACGTCCACCGCCCGGGCGACCAGCGGTGATGTTGGACGCTTATTTTTTTGTTCCTTGTCGCTCGAGCTTTGCGTTTTCCCTCCTCTTGCTGCCTTTTTGACCcattttgagctccatcttcttggcttttcacttcttccagtattactttaatctctgtcaaaacaagcgacatttgttagaaaactattgaaatcaaccttaactctcttattcacacattttattgaaaaaacatgagtccaagcaagtttctaattGAAAAAGGGTActtttagcatcaaaatcacataacaaattaCGGTGTTTTAAACCTTTATCAACCACCATGCTCTTCAAACCGGCTAGGGAACACCAAACTCGAGCTCACACAAGGGTTACCTTGAGAGAACAGGGAAGGGAGGAGAGGGAgtttctaaaattgattttgggGAATTTGGGGAAGGAATACCCAAATTTCGAACCTAATGCATCATGGACATTATTGAAGGCCAAAATTCGTCGGAATTTTATGCCACTGCACATTACCGAAGGCCATAGGTCGTCAATAAAGACAACAATTTAATCCGTTAATAAATCTTTTAGTAATCATCTATTACCAACTTAAGTAATAAGCATTTTTATTGTAGTGATCCCATTttgattttatgaatttttcctctctttttgtTGAGTCTTTGCTTCGCTCTTAAACCTATAATTAAGAATCTTCAACcttataaatttaactttgaaTTGAAATGAAGAAACTTTGccaaaattacaactttttctttctctaaattCACTAGGATAGTTTCTTCGTTAGGCTTTCttcttatacttttttttttttagtttttcgaACCTCTCTCAAGCAACACCCTCCAATCCACTCACCAAACATATCAATCTCCTTTCAATTCGTTTCTGCTTTCACCAATTTCGTCATGATTTGTTCATTTCAGCAGGGAGCAACTTCAAAACTATGGAGTTGATTTCCATTAAAATATCTCAGTATCTTCTTTAAAAATCGTAAGACtactattttaaattagtaaataaatttttaaatgatttataacACATTTTATGTATAAAACCACTTTTGTATAagaattttatgattaatttcaataatatgttttatcttgaatgatttatattatattaaaaaaatgttaattaatgttattttattattgatatattataGCCTTTAGACGCACTTATAACCATCCTACACGTATATGATCATCATAGGATTATATACTGATATATTAGACACACATATAACAATCATACCATATAGTtgttaaatcaaatatattaccACCTTAACAACAagataatcattttaatatttagttatatttattgttattaaaaatttgaagcTGTATTATTGGTTAGGATAAATTCCAAAGTTTTCTAGGAGGGTTTTAAGAGTAGGGGCTAATTATAAAGTTCTAAAACCtaatattttatcatgttttaaatagttctgattaaaaattaagtaaatgaTATTATGCaaatattattcttgttttttaatatttactaatttttatatataaattatgccGAATATTAGTTAAATAATTACGAAATATCaatgtaatgtttttaaataattttggaaGTTGGTGTAAGAATCTGAACaaagtttaacaaaatataataatatactcTTAAAATCTTGTAAAGGAGTGCGGTACTACTTTAGTCTAATATTTACTAAGTTAGTAATCATTTGGAGGTGGAAAGTGGAGAGAGAGAAATTTCTGCACCATTTGGCACAAGTATTCTTCTCGATATCCATAAAGAcctatatatacatacattatTTAAACATGGATCGATGTTGTTGGAACACGAGAGAAAGTGCGAAATAAGAAAGGTACACTAATTTTGAAAGTTCCTTCTCCATCTCCTCCACTTCTAAAGTTGGCTTCATCTATCACTAAACTCATCTAATATCTTCTTTATGACTaccatcatcattattattatgattattactattattattatctaaaaaaaagtCTAGTAGCTAGCAAGCCGAGCAGACAAAGACAACTTGGTACTATGGGAAGCTCAAGTGACAGAGTGGGTAGCTTTAGTACAAGTGTTGTTGAGTGTGGCTGCATGTCTAGTCTGAAGGCTCACCAAAGAGTAATAAGCTCCACATGGTCCTTTGGCCAACAAGGAGGAGTGGGTTCCAGTCTCCACCACCCTCCCCTTTTCCATCACAGCAATAGCATCACAATGGTGAATGGTGCTCAACCTGTGTGCCACCACCACGCTGGTCCTCCCTATCATTACCCTCATCAACGTATCTTGCACCACCTTCTCTGATTGACCATCCAATGCACTTGTGGCCTCGTCCAACAGCAACACCTTAGGGTTTTTCAATATGGCCCTCGCTATTGCTATCCTTTGCTTTTGACCCCCTGAAAGTTGTACCCCTTTTTCCCCACACCATGTCTCGTACCCTTCCTTCAGACCCGCTATGAAATCATGAGCGTTCGCTGCTCGTGCTGCCTCTATCATCTCACTCTCATCAACCCTCCCACCTCTTCCATATGTAATGTTCTCTCTTATGGTCCCACCAAACAACGTTGGCTCCTGGCTCACAAGTGCTATGTGCTTCCTTAGTGACTTTAGGTTATACCTTCTTATGTCCATTCCATCTATTGTCACCATCCCTCTAAGTGGATCGTAAAATCTCTCTATTAGCCCTATGATTGTTGATTTTCCAGATCCACTTTGCCCCACCAACGCCGTTGATTTCCCTGCCTCCATTTTCATCGAGAACCCCTGGAAGATAGCCACATCAGGCCTTGTAGGGTACCAAAAATGCACCTCATGAAACTCTATTTCACCAACCAACTTCTCTGCCTTGTACCCGTTTGGGTCATCAGGCTCTATTTTTGTACTCCTATCTATGATGCCAAAAGTAGAGGCCACAACATCAGCACCTCTGGCAAGATCCGTTGTCATGCTTCCCGCATCCGCAATTATCCTCCCAGTGCTCACCAAAACCATGAAGCTCTCAAAGAACGCTTTTGTTGTTATGTGCCCGTACGAGATGAGCCTGCCACCGTACCAAAAGTCTAGGGCCCAAACACAAGATGCAAGGCCTTGGGAGAATCCAAGCCCAATGCCAGCAAACCACGACTGCCGAATATTCTCTCTGCTTGGGCCCTCTTGGGACGCTTCAAGCATTTTGAGAATCCGGTCCTGCGAAGAAAAGGCTGTGACCGTTCGAAGATTGGAAACCGCTTCTGATGCCAGTTTGCTGCTTTGTTGCTGGGCCTTCATGGACATCTTGGACATGCTCTTGAGAAGGACACGCCTTGTGTAAAAGCAACCTATGATGATAGGTTGTACCGCTATCATAACAATGGAAAGCTTCCAGGAAATTATCAGACCCATTGTGTAGGCTGTTATCACCGCTGAAAATGTCTGTACCAGCAATGCCATTCTATCTCCCACTAGAGACCTTACCTGAATCAACACAACCAAATATCAAACATCAGCACACGCTAGTCAAGGATTCAATCACAACCACACTAACCATTACGAAGATCTTGTACGAAGCTGCCAAACTACCAACACTTATCGCACAAAAAGGTAAAGAACACGCTGAAAAACAAGCACGTGTGCTTGCATTAAAGCCGGTTTAGACGGCATGAAGCCACGATCAAATTATCTGGCGTACCCAAAAACGTACATAACTTTCCTCTGTTGTGACAGGAGCCACAGTTCCACCTTCAAAGCCTCATAATCCTCTCTTTCATGCGTTCATCACAGTATTTGATGTAacgaattaaatattttgtattcttttctAATAGATggcaatatataattaaatagtaaaacaatCTCTtaggaaaacaaatgaaaactaattttttttttaagtgcaGTGAGATTTTTTAGCAGCGGTAATGTTTAtgttatataaaactaaatgcTCCTCAATTTACACTTTTACTGTTAGTTAAGAactatgttaaaataattttatcctaagaaaaattgttaaaattgacAGTCTAtactacaaagttctagtaaaaaataaagtatgtaCGGATAGTTAACTGCAACTACAAAGTATtcactataaataaaagaaaaagagtcaaCCAAACGAAAAAGATGCCTGTCTTAAGAATATTATGGTAAGGAAGATGCTTTCATCATAATATTATACTTGAAACAATTACTTACAGCAATTATGATAAGAAATATGGTTTCCGTTAATGATAAGTCGATAAAATGAAAGTGATTCCATTGAGTAAATTAGAATATATAGTATTTATTcttaagttattatatattcttattgaatgatttaaaataaatatttataattttaaattttactattgtGATAAAATCACTTTCATTCTTCGGTCGCTTCTTCTTGGCCCACACCCATTTCCCTCCTAGCATTCTGGGAAAGGAAAATGCTATAGATTTTCCTATTGGCTATacttagttttctttttttatcacattttagaTTTTTTCCTCCTTTCCATCTCTCTTTTCTACACTCAATTCACAATCCTAGATTCTTAAGGAAATATCTCAGTATCCTATTCTAAATTTAATGTATTCAATGAATGAGTGACTAGTTGAACTAATTCCACTGTAGCAGactgaataaaaattatactgaGTATATAGTTATGTTTTTAGAAGTACCCTGGTTTGAAAGataaagaaaggaaaggaaaaataagGTAACGGAAAGTGAGGTGGAGCCGGGTTCTCCcttttcttcaaaagaaaaagggtaCGGATAGGATGTAACCACAACTGAAGATATACCAATAGAGGTCCTCCATCTTTAATCCACAAGATTTACCTTTTGTGAACCACACATAAAATTCTTACCGACAACCATGGCCTTGCACGTAGAGAGATACATGCATTATAGCCTCATTGGTGAGAATTTATGGTACAAAATAATAAGAccttaaatagtaaaaattccttcatatcttttcttcttATGTTATACACCTCCCACTATCACTTTCActatgaaaataagaaaagaaataataactGAAGTTTGATATCTTTCGCTTTCCTGACTCGGAAAACGGGTGTACgagaatattttgataatagTTTTTCAAGTGGAAATTTTGATGAATGTTTGGTTAAAACAGATAAGTTACTGAACAAGACGAATgctgttaatatttttttttttaaaacttaattgtacacataattttttttttatctttcgcTCATCATATATCGCTCATAAAAGGTATTATTTATCATGTGGgctatgtatatttttaaaatgggaAATAAGATGGCATTTATTCGAGATCCTATTATTTTGACTCGGACAAGTGTGGGGGTACTGATTAACAAGACTTTTTTTCCTAAACAGATCTTATCGTACTAATTATGTTTCATCTTTTCTTATTATGGTGTTTATTTCCCTAAGGCAAATGGCAAATGATTGATGTCATTATTATtggtgaaaagaaaaacttaaaaacgtTAAAgcagaagaaattgaagaaacgGAGTCAAATGATTGATACCGCTATTAGAAagtgtgaaaagaaaaacttagaAAAGTTACAGCAGAAGTAATTAAGGAAATGGAAGCGGAAACTTACCACATTGGCGTCTTTGGCAAGCCGGGAACAGATGGCGCCACTGGAGTTTTCGTCCAAATCAAACCATCCGATTTCGAAAGTGAGGATTTTCGAAAGCACGGTCTCTCTGACCCTTTTGGTCAAGTATTCCCCCATGTAGGCGAAACAATAATGCTGCCCAACATTTGCAATGAAAGACACCACAAAGAGGCCCAGAAAGGCGAACGAGTAGATCCTAGTCTTCCTCACTATCTCCTCATGATCCGCGTGAAAATACATCAGAATCGTGGACCCCATAGTGAATGCGTAAACTGGCTGAACGGCACCAAACACCATCGCGTTTAAGCACCCCATAACCACGTGTTTCCACTCGGGGGCACTCAGGGATACCAATCTGTGAAACGACGGCGCTGGTACCTTCTTCCCTTCCGCCACGTCCGTACCACTCCCACCAAATGGCCCCACCGGGAGTGCGTTTTCCATGTCTGTCGTTGATGTCGTGCTCGTGACACTCCCTGGAGCAACGTTTTCCTCGCTTTCGGCTACTTTCGCTTTCTGCGTTTGTTGCTGGAGGC encodes the following:
- the LOC106755434 gene encoding ABC transporter B family member 15 isoform X2 encodes the protein MMNNIGSSFNMKGNTFIHNIDKNAVAWLYLALASFAVCFLEGYCWTRTSERQAARMRFRYLKAVLRQDIAYFDMHVTSTSEIITSVSNDSLIIQDVLSEKVPNFLMNISLFVGSYIAAFAMLWRLAIVGFPFVVLLVIPGLIYGKTLLGLSSKIRDEYNEAGTVVEQAISSIRTVYSFVGESQTMNTFSNALQGTVKLGLKQGWAKGLAIGSNGVVFAIWSFMCYYGSRLVIYHGVKGGTVFAVGAAIAVGGLGLGAALSNVKFFSEAGAAAERIKEVIKRVPRIDSESEEGEILERVYGEVEFDRVEFAYPSRPESAVLNGLSVRIPAGKRVALVGESGSGKSTVIALLQRFYDPVGGEVRLDGVGIQKLQVKWMRSQMGLVSQEPALFATTIKENILFGREDATEDQVVEAAKAAHAHDFISLLPHGYQTQVGERGIQMSGGQKQRIAIARAIIKKPRILLLDEATSALDTESEHLVQQALDNAAAGCTAIIIAHRLSTIQNADLIVVVAGGKVIEMGSHDELLENDTSAYASSFRLQQQTQKAKVAESEENVAPGSVTSTTSTTDMENALPVGPFGGSGTDVAEGKKVPAPSFHRLVSLSAPEWKHVVMGCLNAMVFGAVQPVYAFTMGSTILMYFHADHEEIVRKTRIYSFAFLGLFVVSFIANVGQHYCFAYMGEYLTKRVRETVLSKILTFEIGWFDLDENSSGAICSRLAKDANVVRSLVGDRMALLVQTFSAVITAYTMGLIISWKLSIVMIAVQPIIIGCFYTRRVLLKSMSKMSMKAQQQSSKLASEAVSNLRTVTAFSSQDRILKMLEASQEGPSRENIRQSWFAGIGLGFSQGLASCVWALDFWYGGRLISYGHITTKAFFESFMVLVSTGRIIADAGSMTTDLARGADVVASTFGIIDRSTKIEPDDPNGYKAEKLVGEIEFHEVHFWYPTRPDVAIFQGFSMKMEAGKSTALVGQSGSGKSTIIGLIERFYDPLRGMVTIDGMDIRRYNLKSLRKHIALVSQEPTLFGGTIRENITYGRGGRVDESEMIEAARAANAHDFIAGLKEGYETWCGEKGVQLSGGQKQRIAIARAILKNPKVLLLDEATSALDGQSEKVVQDTLMRVMIGRTSVVVAHRLSTIHHCDAIAVMEKGRVVETGTHSSLLAKGPCGAYYSLVSLQTRHAATLNNTCTKATHSVT
- the LOC106755434 gene encoding ABC transporter B family member 15 isoform X1, coding for MVRNQKSVLAMVSQERKKKMKNGSHGFGSIFMHADGKDLFFMILGTVGAVGEGFATPLVLFISSRMMNNIGSSFNMKGNTFIHNIDKNAVAWLYLALASFAVCFLEGYCWTRTSERQAARMRFRYLKAVLRQDIAYFDMHVTSTSEIITSVSNDSLIIQDVLSEKVPNFLMNISLFVGSYIAAFAMLWRLAIVGFPFVVLLVIPGLIYGKTLLGLSSKIRDEYNEAGTVVEQAISSIRTVYSFVGESQTMNTFSNALQGTVKLGLKQGWAKGLAIGSNGVVFAIWSFMCYYGSRLVIYHGVKGGTVFAVGAAIAVGGLGLGAALSNVKFFSEAGAAAERIKEVIKRVPRIDSESEEGEILERVYGEVEFDRVEFAYPSRPESAVLNGLSVRIPAGKRVALVGESGSGKSTVIALLQRFYDPVGGEVRLDGVGIQKLQVKWMRSQMGLVSQEPALFATTIKENILFGREDATEDQVVEAAKAAHAHDFISLLPHGYQTQVGERGIQMSGGQKQRIAIARAIIKKPRILLLDEATSALDTESEHLVQQALDNAAAGCTAIIIAHRLSTIQNADLIVVVAGGKVIEMGSHDELLENDTSAYASSFRLQQQTQKAKVAESEENVAPGSVTSTTSTTDMENALPVGPFGGSGTDVAEGKKVPAPSFHRLVSLSAPEWKHVVMGCLNAMVFGAVQPVYAFTMGSTILMYFHADHEEIVRKTRIYSFAFLGLFVVSFIANVGQHYCFAYMGEYLTKRVRETVLSKILTFEIGWFDLDENSSGAICSRLAKDANVVRSLVGDRMALLVQTFSAVITAYTMGLIISWKLSIVMIAVQPIIIGCFYTRRVLLKSMSKMSMKAQQQSSKLASEAVSNLRTVTAFSSQDRILKMLEASQEGPSRENIRQSWFAGIGLGFSQGLASCVWALDFWYGGRLISYGHITTKAFFESFMVLVSTGRIIADAGSMTTDLARGADVVASTFGIIDRSTKIEPDDPNGYKAEKLVGEIEFHEVHFWYPTRPDVAIFQGFSMKMEAGKSTALVGQSGSGKSTIIGLIERFYDPLRGMVTIDGMDIRRYNLKSLRKHIALVSQEPTLFGGTIRENITYGRGGRVDESEMIEAARAANAHDFIAGLKEGYETWCGEKGVQLSGGQKQRIAIARAILKNPKVLLLDEATSALDGQSEKVVQDTLMRVMIGRTSVVVAHRLSTIHHCDAIAVMEKGRVVETGTHSSLLAKGPCGAYYSLVSLQTRHAATLNNTCTKATHSVT